One part of the Megachile rotundata isolate GNS110a chromosome 16, iyMegRotu1, whole genome shotgun sequence genome encodes these proteins:
- the LOC100882504 gene encoding protein I'm not dead yet: protein MSNRQPDDPYPEIIEPPGRRRTDSFGKLLVRFLSIYWRSFVIVLWPLILLPLVIVVESTEAIAMRCLYVVGLMAVFWMTEVLPLPITGLIPIVLYPLMGIMSTSDTCACYMNDTTMMFIGSMVIAIVIENSGLHMRIALLIIKTIGCSHRRLTLGLFFVTMFLSMWISNTAATAMMLPIVETVLLELEAQGLGNMFICEENGCGEESTEHGKRPTNVTMVYYLVAAYASSLGGVGTLVGSGTNLTLKGFFEKRFPNSPGISLTSWMVYSVPPMLLMSFLTWMWLQIMYMGMFRPRSKDALAIDIGTQGEKVAAAVIEKKYKELGSITWHESVVGFLFVTVVLLWFLRNPGFVRGWPTYITNLQVKDSTAAAFAVLLFFILPSKLDFLRSFDSDPANRPTKPSPSMITWKLIHQKMHWSLILVLGGGFAISAGSTTSKLSTIIGNSLTGLKSINPFTILFIVCVFAETATELTSNVAVANIILPVLAEMCVAMRIHPLYLMLPASLCCSFSFHLPVGTPPNAIATAAGHIKTRDFAIAGIGPSTITLLVTTLAFSTWGNFVFNLDEFPDWAT, encoded by the exons ATGTCCAACCGCCAGCCGGACGATCCATATCCGGAAATCATCGAGCCGCCAGGCAGAAG AAGGACCGACAGTTTCGGCAAACTGTTGGTTCGATTTCTCTCGATTTACTGGAGATCGTTCGTGATCGTGTTATGGCCGCTGATTCTGTTACCTCTCGTCATCGTCGTCGAAAGTACCGAG GCGATAGCGATGCGGTGTCTGTACGTGGTCGGTTTAATGGCAGTGTTCTGGATGACCGAGGTGCTTCCGTTACCGATCACAGGTTTGATCCCCATCGTACTCTATCCACTGATGGGTATAATGAGCACCAGTGACACTTGCGCTTGCTACATGAACGACACCACGATGATGTTTATCGGTAGCATGGTGATCGCGATCGTCATTGAAAATTCTGGCCTGCATATGCGTATAGCGCTGCTGATCATTAAAACGATCGGTTGCAGTCATCGAAG ATTAACTCTGGGCCTGTTCTTTGTCACCATGTTCCTGTCGATGTGGATTTCGAATACTGCCGCTACCGCCATGATGTTGCCTATCGTTGAGACTGTTCTCCTGGAACTGGAAGCG CAAGGCTTGGGTAATATGTTCATCTGTGAGGAGAACGGTTGCGGGGAAGAGAGTACAGAACA CGGTAAAAGGCCAACTAACGTCACAATGGTGTACTATCTTGTGGCAGCGTATGCTTCTAGCCTCGGAGGTGTGGGCACGTTGGTCGGGTCCGGAACCAATTTGACGTTAAAAGGATTTTTTGAGAA GCGGTTCCCAAACAGTCCAGGCATCAGTCTGACATCGTGGATGGTTTACTCGGTTCCACCTATGCTCTTGATGAGTTTTCTTACTTGGATGTGGCTTCAGATCATGTACATGGGAATGTTTAGACCACGAAGCAAAGATGCACTTGCCATCGATATCGGTACACAAGGTGAAAAGGTCGCAGCCGCTGtgatcgagaaaaaatataaagaactCGGCTCTATTACATGGCACGAATCCGTCGTCGGGTTCCTTTTCGTTACCGTCGTGTTACTTTGGTTCCTCAGAAACCCTGGATTTGTTCGAGGTTGGCCAACTTACATCACTAATTT ACAAGTTAAAGATTCAACGGCGGCTGCTTTCGCGGTGCTTCTCTTCTTCATTTTGCCATCCAAACTCGATTTTCTTCGGTCATTTGATTCGGATCCTGCCAATCGCCCTACCAAACCCTCACCCAGTATGATTACTTGGAAGCTGATACATCAAAAGATGCACTGGAGTTTGATCTTGGTACTGGGCGGTGGATTCGCCATCTCGGCAGGCAGTACCACTTCCAAACTATCTACCATAATTGGAAACTCTTTGACCGGCTTGAAATCGATAAACCCATTTACGATACTATTTATCGTTTGTGTATTTGCGGAAACCGCGACGGAACTGACCTCTAATGTTGCAGTTGCAAATATCATTTTACCAGTTTTAGCAGAAATG TGTGTTGCCATGCGAATACATCCTTTATACTTGATGCTGCCAGCTTCTCTCTGTTGTTCCTTTTCATTCCACTTGCCAGTTGGTACTCCACCAAACGCGATTGCCACAGCAGCTGGTCATATAAAAACCAGGGATTTTGCCATAGCTGGAATAGGTCCTAGTACCATAACGCTTCTCGTCACGACGCTTGCTTTCTCCACATGGGGTAACTTCGTCTTCAACTTAGACGAATTTCCAGATTGGGCAACATAA
- the LOC100881192 gene encoding nonsense-mediated mRNA decay factor SMG9, whose translation MMSITAKDSEVKEVDGRGTIKVIDRPTFILKTREGENRAVSPSQRNGGNKKESDTSTNAPSKIQDAVRTILPICPEMTSCVKFMDENMQLCENPLEFLYDQQDFLVIGCLGAQGVGKSTIMSLLTSSYASDIFPIQDISHHESGANCTSGIDFFITKNRVIYLDTQPILSGSTIDYSACYDQKKSTTDFVNAETNLELQSLQFAAFLFSVCHVIIFVQDWFIDPNLVRFLQTAEMLKPSSTSNMDQDYVEYYPHIVFLHNKAELEDFTPNAMEKIKEFYSKVFSSSRLQINSGLDMSNHSMEAGLNLFFIPRIVNHEEPTMHHNEKKLIEKLKTKIHGVNRNPMTPSTLTEKNWYHYVSRVMEAIKKSHLSSEYGRLMP comes from the exons atGATGTCGATTACGGCAAAAGATTCAGAAGTTAAAGAGGTTGATGGTAGAGGTACAATTAAAGTTATAGATCGTCCAACGTTTATATTAAAAACTAGAGAAGGCGAAAATAGAGCTGTTTCACCAAGTCAACGTAATGGTGGTAACAA GAAAGAATCAGATACCTCCACTAATGCTCCATCAAAAATACAAGATG CTGTACGTACCATATTGCCAATCTGTCCTGAAATGACTAGTTGTGTAAAGTTTATGGATGAAAATATGCAACTTTGTGAAAATCCTCTTGaattcttatatgatcaacaaGATTTCTTAGTGATCGGATGCTTAGGAGCTCAGGGTGTTGGAAAATCAACTATTATGTCTTTACTGACATCTAGTTATGC GTCTGATATATTTCCAATTCAAGATATATCTCATCATGAAAGCGGTGCAAATTGCACTTCTGGTATtgatttttttataacaaaaaacaGAGTGATATATTTAGATACACAACCTATACTTTCTGGATCAACAATAGATTATTCTGCTTGTTATGATCAAAAGAAATCTACAACAGACTTTGTAAATGCAGAAACTAATTTAGAATTACAGTCTTTACAATTTGCTGCATTCCTTTTTTCTGTATGTCATGTCATCATTTTTGTACAAGATTGGTTTATTGATCCAAATTTAGTTAG GTTTTTACAAACAGCAGAAATGTTAAAACCATCCTCAACAAGTAATATGGATCAAGATTATGTTGAATACTATCCACACATTGTATTCTTACATAACAAAGCTGAACTCGAAGATTTCACCCCAAATGCAATGGAAAAAATCAAG GAATTTTACAGTAAAGTATTTTCCAGTTCTAGATTACAAATTAATAGCGGTTTGGATATGAGTAATCACTCGATGGAGGCGGGCTTGAACTTATTTTTTATACCGCGAATTGTAAACCACg AAGAACCAACTATGCATCACAATGAAAAGAAACTaatagagaaattaaaaacCAAAATACACGGAGTTAACAGAAATCCAATGACGCCATCAACGTTAACCGAAAAAAACTG GTATCACTACGTTTCCAGAGTAATGGAAGCAATTAAAAAGAGCCATCTTTCTTCAGAATATGGAAGATTAATGCCGTAA
- the LOC100882393 gene encoding receptor-type tyrosine-protein kinase FLT3 isoform X1 translates to MITRCRLPFICAIFVLFYLCDQLYAKHMTEFVKPVQNLTVKAVRDERYTETSDAYKLLKLNISWLSTNNNKRTLSYSIIITGISSKETTGAECPEGSIFYTLNNDKQLNVLLPEDNDFADMPDLHIQPGCTYKVQVIANPRLKHMKNSPEILYTVPECVDRVCSCLKAKSTLPIPKVNVILTTQQIIVNWRVDSNTSEVSFYLISIGVPRLTSKKGLPIYNINKIGQVPAERTVFLWNLKLNEEYMKVKDDYKVMVTAVNNYGCFGETGSFIINSKLPNDKTIVVRYDIWFILCGVISGCILFGVLNLILCRKFKICIFDNENNARIRTISKHRSEWTETILQKHNILYDMYGFKEKNEEHDEYEDIDELQVRFESIKLIRELGTGQFGKVYLGYLNDNSNVLIAVKTSQTISVSTELETQQQIINEIEIMRRAGTHPNLVSLLGYSIQPNRSICILLEYMQGGDLLTYLHTLKKKKLCDISVQDNQDVLEGLLESNTSEAPCTSMYSNILIEKNTNKLGQYSNIFNNQEEETKCINQHWVGQIEKHQFLKFAIDISMAMEHLEVKGITHRDLAARNILLTTDLTAKISDFGLSRNGIYMIKDIEEKSRRLPIRWMSPEALRDRIFSSKSDVWSYGIVLWEISTLGAFPYSNVQNDCLLRYIIHENGRLEQPDNVPSCIYKIMCSCWASDPEELT, encoded by the exons ATGATTACTCGATGTAGATTACCGTTCATATGTGCGATattcgttttattttatttgtgtgATCAATTGTACGCGAAACACATGACCGAATTTGTTAAACCTGTACAAAATTTAACTGTGAAAGCTGTACGAGATGAGAGGTATACAGAGACTAGTGATGCTtataaactattaaaattaaacatatcATGGTTATCCACAAACAATAACAAACGTACTCTCTCGTACAG CATTATAATCACAGGTATATCAAGCAAAGAAACAACAGGTGCGGAATGTCCGGAAGGATCAATTTTCTATACATTAAACAATGATAAGCAATTGAATGTGCTCCTACCTGAGGACAATGACTTTGCGGATATGCCGGATCTACATATTCAACCCGGTTGTACTTATAAAGTACAAGTTATTGCAAATCCGAGATTAAAGCATATGAAAAATTCGCCGGAA ATTTTGTATACGGTTCCAGAATGCGTCGATCGAGTATGTAGCTGTCTTAAAGCCAAATCAACACTGCCAATTCCAAAAGTAAATGTTATTCTAACAACACAGCAGATAATTGTAAATTGGAGAGTAGATTCTAATACTTCTgaagtttctttttatttaatcag CATCGGTGTACCTCGTCTAACGTCGAAAAAAGGACTgcctatatataatattaacaaaataggACAAGTGCCTGCAGAAAGGACAGTGTTCCTatggaatttaaaattgaatgagGAATATATGAAAGTTAAAGATGATTACAAAGTTATGGTTACTGCAGTAAATAATTATGGCTGCTTTGGAGAAACAGGAAGTTTCATTATAAATTCTAAGTTGCCAAATGACAAGACTATTGTCGTGCGTTACGATATA TGGTTCATACTATGTGGAGTAATAAGCGGTTGTATTCTATTTGgagttttaaatttgatattatgtcgtaaatttaaaatctgtatatttgataatgaaaataatgcACG GATACGTACAATTTCCAAACATAGATCTGAATGGACAGAAACAATTCTTCAAAAACACAACATTTTATATGATATGTATGGATTTAAG GAGAAAAACGAAGAACACGACGAATACGAAGACATCGATGAACTACAAGTACGGTTCGAAAGCATAAAATTAATACGTGAATTGGGTACTGGACAATTTGGAAAAGTGTATCTTGGTTATTTAAACGACAATAGTAACGTTTTGATAGCCGTAAAAACGTCTCAAACAATTAGTGTTTCCACTGAATTAGAAACCCAGCAACAGATTATAAACGAAATTGAAATAATGAGAAGGGCAGGAACACATCCAAATTTAGTGAGCCTTTTGGGTTATTCTATTCAACCAAACAGATCAATATGCATTCTATTGGAATACATGCAAGGTGGAGATCTATTAACTTATTTACATACACTTAAAAAGAAAAAGTTGTGTGATATAAGTGTTCAAGATAATCAAGATGTTTTGGAAGGATTACTTGAGTCAAATACTTCAGAAG CACCATGTACTTCTATGTATTCTAACATATTGATTGAAAAGAACACCAACAAACTTGGGCAATATAGCaacatatttaataatcaaGAAGAAGAAACAAAATGTATAAACCAACATTGGGTCGGTCAAATAGAAAAAcatcaatttctgaaatttgctATAGACATTTCAATGGCTATGGAACACTTGGAAGTCAAAGGAATTACTCATAGAGATCTTGCAGCTAGAAATATTCTTCTTACCACAGATTTAACTGCTAAG ATTTCTGACTTTGGGCTTTCACGTAATGGTATATACATGATAAAAGATATCGAAGAAAAATCACGTCGTCTTCCAATAAGATGGATGTCACCAGAGGCACTACGGGATAGAATTTTTTCTTCAAAAAGCGATGTATGGTCTTATGGTATAGTACTTTGGGAAATTAGCACTTTAGGTGCCTTTCCATACTCGAACGTGCAAAATGATTGTTTGTTACGTTACATTATTCATGAGAACGGTCGTTTAGAGCAACCGGATAATGTTCCATCGTGTATATACAAAATAATGTGTTCCTGCTGGGCTTCCGATCCCGAG GAACTTACGTAG
- the NC2beta gene encoding negative cofactor 2beta isoform X1 codes for MASATISPTEDDELTLPRASINKMIKEILPHVRVANESRELILNCCTEFIHLLSSEANEICNQQQKKTINAEHVLQALEKLGFGDYSAEAEAVLRDCKAVAAKRRRQSTRLENLGIPEEELLRQQQELFAKAREEQAVAEQQQWQQLQAVAQMASMQQADSEQEDYS; via the coding sequence ATGGCCTCGGCTACCATATCACCGACCGAGGATGACGAGTTGACCTTACCTCGTGCATCAATCAATAAAATGATCAAGGAAATTTTGCCACATGTACGCGTAGCGAACGAATCTCGAGAATTGATATTGAATTGCTGCACAGAATTCATTCATTTACTTTCCTCCGAAGCAAATGAAATCTGCAATCAGCAACAAAAGAAAACAATCAATGCTGAACATGTTCTTCAGGCACTTGAAAAACTCGGATTTGGTGATTATAGCGCGGAAGCGGAAGCCGTATTACGAGATTGCAAAGCTGTTGCAGCGAAACGAAGGCGCCAAAGCACTCgactagaaaatttggggattccaGAGGAGGAGCTACTAAGACAACAACAAGAATTGTTTGCGAAAGCGAGGGAAGAGCAGGCAGTGGCTGAACAGCAGCAGTGGCAACAGCTGCAAGCAGTTGCACAGATGGCTTCGATGCAACAGGCCGATAGTGAACAAGAAGATTACTCCTAA
- the LOC100882393 gene encoding mast/stem cell growth factor receptor Kit isoform X2: MPDLHIQPGCTYKVQVIANPRLKHMKNSPEILYTVPECVDRVCSCLKAKSTLPIPKVNVILTTQQIIVNWRVDSNTSEVSFYLISIGVPRLTSKKGLPIYNINKIGQVPAERTVFLWNLKLNEEYMKVKDDYKVMVTAVNNYGCFGETGSFIINSKLPNDKTIVVRYDIWFILCGVISGCILFGVLNLILCRKFKICIFDNENNARIRTISKHRSEWTETILQKHNILYDMYGFKEKNEEHDEYEDIDELQVRFESIKLIRELGTGQFGKVYLGYLNDNSNVLIAVKTSQTISVSTELETQQQIINEIEIMRRAGTHPNLVSLLGYSIQPNRSICILLEYMQGGDLLTYLHTLKKKKLCDISVQDNQDVLEGLLESNTSEAPCTSMYSNILIEKNTNKLGQYSNIFNNQEEETKCINQHWVGQIEKHQFLKFAIDISMAMEHLEVKGITHRDLAARNILLTTDLTAKISDFGLSRNGIYMIKDIEEKSRRLPIRWMSPEALRDRIFSSKSDVWSYGIVLWEISTLGAFPYSNVQNDCLLRYIIHENGRLEQPDNVPSCIYKIMCSCWASDPEELT; encoded by the exons ATGCCGGATCTACATATTCAACCCGGTTGTACTTATAAAGTACAAGTTATTGCAAATCCGAGATTAAAGCATATGAAAAATTCGCCGGAA ATTTTGTATACGGTTCCAGAATGCGTCGATCGAGTATGTAGCTGTCTTAAAGCCAAATCAACACTGCCAATTCCAAAAGTAAATGTTATTCTAACAACACAGCAGATAATTGTAAATTGGAGAGTAGATTCTAATACTTCTgaagtttctttttatttaatcag CATCGGTGTACCTCGTCTAACGTCGAAAAAAGGACTgcctatatataatattaacaaaataggACAAGTGCCTGCAGAAAGGACAGTGTTCCTatggaatttaaaattgaatgagGAATATATGAAAGTTAAAGATGATTACAAAGTTATGGTTACTGCAGTAAATAATTATGGCTGCTTTGGAGAAACAGGAAGTTTCATTATAAATTCTAAGTTGCCAAATGACAAGACTATTGTCGTGCGTTACGATATA TGGTTCATACTATGTGGAGTAATAAGCGGTTGTATTCTATTTGgagttttaaatttgatattatgtcgtaaatttaaaatctgtatatttgataatgaaaataatgcACG GATACGTACAATTTCCAAACATAGATCTGAATGGACAGAAACAATTCTTCAAAAACACAACATTTTATATGATATGTATGGATTTAAG GAGAAAAACGAAGAACACGACGAATACGAAGACATCGATGAACTACAAGTACGGTTCGAAAGCATAAAATTAATACGTGAATTGGGTACTGGACAATTTGGAAAAGTGTATCTTGGTTATTTAAACGACAATAGTAACGTTTTGATAGCCGTAAAAACGTCTCAAACAATTAGTGTTTCCACTGAATTAGAAACCCAGCAACAGATTATAAACGAAATTGAAATAATGAGAAGGGCAGGAACACATCCAAATTTAGTGAGCCTTTTGGGTTATTCTATTCAACCAAACAGATCAATATGCATTCTATTGGAATACATGCAAGGTGGAGATCTATTAACTTATTTACATACACTTAAAAAGAAAAAGTTGTGTGATATAAGTGTTCAAGATAATCAAGATGTTTTGGAAGGATTACTTGAGTCAAATACTTCAGAAG CACCATGTACTTCTATGTATTCTAACATATTGATTGAAAAGAACACCAACAAACTTGGGCAATATAGCaacatatttaataatcaaGAAGAAGAAACAAAATGTATAAACCAACATTGGGTCGGTCAAATAGAAAAAcatcaatttctgaaatttgctATAGACATTTCAATGGCTATGGAACACTTGGAAGTCAAAGGAATTACTCATAGAGATCTTGCAGCTAGAAATATTCTTCTTACCACAGATTTAACTGCTAAG ATTTCTGACTTTGGGCTTTCACGTAATGGTATATACATGATAAAAGATATCGAAGAAAAATCACGTCGTCTTCCAATAAGATGGATGTCACCAGAGGCACTACGGGATAGAATTTTTTCTTCAAAAAGCGATGTATGGTCTTATGGTATAGTACTTTGGGAAATTAGCACTTTAGGTGCCTTTCCATACTCGAACGTGCAAAATGATTGTTTGTTACGTTACATTATTCATGAGAACGGTCGTTTAGAGCAACCGGATAATGTTCCATCGTGTATATACAAAATAATGTGTTCCTGCTGGGCTTCCGATCCCGAG GAACTTACGTAG
- the NC2beta gene encoding negative cofactor 2beta isoform X2 — protein MFGNCTYPNKRKMRKEMASATISPTEDDELTLPRASINKMIKEILPHVRVANESRELILNCCTEFIHLLSSEANEICNQQQKKTINAEHVLQALEKLGFGDYSAEAEAVLRDCKAVAAKRRRQSTRLENLGIPEEELLRQQQELFAKAREEQAVAEQQQWQQLQAVAQMASMQQADSEQEDYS, from the exons ATGTTTGGAAATTGTACGTATCCTAACAAACGAAAGATGCG GAAAGAAATGGCCTCGGCTACCATATCACCGACCGAGGATGACGAGTTGACCTTACCTCGTGCATCAATCAATAAAATGATCAAGGAAATTTTGCCACATGTACGCGTAGCGAACGAATCTCGAGAATTGATATTGAATTGCTGCACAGAATTCATTCATTTACTTTCCTCCGAAGCAAATGAAATCTGCAATCAGCAACAAAAGAAAACAATCAATGCTGAACATGTTCTTCAGGCACTTGAAAAACTCGGATTTGGTGATTATAGCGCGGAAGCGGAAGCCGTATTACGAGATTGCAAAGCTGTTGCAGCGAAACGAAGGCGCCAAAGCACTCgactagaaaatttggggattccaGAGGAGGAGCTACTAAGACAACAACAAGAATTGTTTGCGAAAGCGAGGGAAGAGCAGGCAGTGGCTGAACAGCAGCAGTGGCAACAGCTGCAAGCAGTTGCACAGATGGCTTCGATGCAACAGGCCGATAGTGAACAAGAAGATTACTCCTAA